The genomic DNA GCGCATCAGGTCCACCTGGCGTCGCGCGGCCGCCAGATCGTTCTTCTCGAGCAGCGCCTTGCGGCGCAGCCACAAATCGGCGAGAGACTCCTGCACTCCGGCCGCCGCGGCGGAAACGGACCGCGCGGGGCGCTGTTCCGGAGCCGGCTCTCCGCCGGCGGGAAGACGGATTACCTCGGGAGCCTGCGCGTCCCGGGCGTGGGAAGGGAACGCGCCGGCGAACAGCACGAGCAGAAGCGCGCCGGCGGCGGCGCTAACCGTCCGGAGCAGCGGGAAGGAGTTCTCGGGCTGGGGTTTTTCGTCCAGCGGCCCCGCTCCTTTTCGGAAGAGCTTTCGAGGAGACTCACCGCCGCGGAGCGGCGGCCCTTCGGGAGAATTCGACCTTCAGGTGATACAGGAGATCCTCGAGCGTGCGCTGCTCCTCGCCGCTGAGGTTCCCTTTCGTCTTTTCCTTGAGCATGCCCAGGATCTCGATCGTCTGGCGCGCCTCTTCGAGGCTCACCTCGACGACTCCGGTCGCCGGGTTCCGCTCTCCCGCCATCTGGTGCAGCGCCACCTGCGCCAGGTAGCGAATGAAGTTCTCGAAGCCGATGGCGTGCGGATCGGAGGCCGTGGCGGCGTCCTCGCTCCTCGCGGCAGGAGCGGGCTTTTCCCGCTTCGCCTCCGTCTTGGGCTGGTCGGGAGCCCGCCGCTCCCCCGCCTGGGTGAAGCTCCGGCGGTCGGTGACTTTGATTTCGTCCGTGTTTCGCTTCTGATCTTCCGACATGTCATTTCCCGCAGCTCGCGCGGCGATGCGCGCCTCGTCCGCCTCCTCGCAAGGGCGTGGATGTTAGCACCCTCTCAAAGCCCAATTCAAATCCTCTCTTGCCCGCTCCAACGGGCTTGGATAGACTCCCAGCCTTCCGATACCAAGGAGAACGACGTGGCCTCATCGA from Candidatus Polarisedimenticolia bacterium includes the following:
- a CDS encoding DUF1844 domain-containing protein; amino-acid sequence: MSEDQKRNTDEIKVTDRRSFTQAGERRAPDQPKTEAKREKPAPAARSEDAATASDPHAIGFENFIRYLAQVALHQMAGERNPATGVVEVSLEEARQTIEILGMLKEKTKGNLSGEEQRTLEDLLYHLKVEFSRRAAAPRR